The Aminithiophilus ramosus genome contains a region encoding:
- the fliN gene encoding flagellar motor switch protein FliN: protein MMDDLLSQDEINALLQGAALGGAPEPAGGPASPLGEIGSLFAEASGNVMGMLAGRDVSCVPQDPLRLVQGDLPGRFGGDRVLAFRFRCDGLHDAPMAVLLSERTGLLLADLMMGGDGKELPSESNDLYLSASQEGLSQIVGAALTGLSGLLGGKRLVPADAVATLEEGSWLPLRGLGAGERVVCLAVDVAIDQVGSVALSFVMGEKDAFALADDVTARMAPPPVAPQPARSASAPSVPSSSGPAPAAPRRPEPQPVDVRPAQFAPLSQAEEIVAPGNLDLILDIPVTVTVELGRTSRTIGEVLGLGPGSVLELEKMAGEPVDVLVNGKLVARGEVVVIDESFGVRISEIVSKAERIRSIGR, encoded by the coding sequence ATGATGGATGATCTGCTCAGCCAAGACGAAATCAACGCCCTGCTCCAGGGCGCGGCTCTGGGAGGAGCCCCCGAACCGGCCGGGGGACCGGCGTCGCCCCTGGGCGAGATCGGATCCCTCTTCGCCGAGGCCTCGGGCAATGTCATGGGGATGCTGGCCGGTCGCGACGTCTCCTGCGTGCCTCAGGATCCCCTTCGGCTGGTTCAGGGCGATCTTCCCGGCCGTTTCGGCGGCGATCGCGTCCTGGCCTTCCGCTTCCGCTGCGACGGCCTCCACGATGCCCCCATGGCCGTTCTCCTTTCGGAGCGGACGGGGCTCCTTCTGGCCGACCTGATGATGGGCGGCGACGGCAAGGAGCTGCCGTCCGAGTCGAACGATCTCTACCTGAGCGCCTCTCAGGAGGGGCTCAGCCAGATCGTCGGTGCCGCCCTGACGGGGCTCAGCGGCCTTCTGGGCGGCAAAAGGCTCGTCCCCGCCGACGCCGTGGCGACGCTGGAGGAGGGGAGCTGGCTTCCCCTCCGGGGGTTGGGAGCGGGCGAGCGCGTCGTCTGTCTTGCCGTGGACGTCGCCATCGATCAGGTCGGCTCCGTGGCGCTCAGCTTCGTCATGGGGGAGAAGGACGCCTTCGCCCTGGCCGACGATGTCACGGCCAGGATGGCTCCGCCTCCTGTCGCGCCTCAGCCCGCCCGGTCCGCCTCCGCTCCGTCGGTGCCCTCTTCCTCCGGTCCGGCCCCGGCCGCCCCGCGCCGTCCCGAGCCGCAGCCCGTCGATGTCCGGCCGGCCCAGTTCGCCCCTCTTTCCCAGGCCGAGGAGATCGTCGCGCCGGGAAATCTGGACCTCATCCTTGACATCCCCGTCACTGTTACGGTTGAATTAGGCCGTACCTCTCGCACGATCGGAGAGGTGCTCGGTCTCGGGCCGGGCTCCGTGTTAGAATTGGAGAAGATGGCAGGCGAACCGGTGGACGTCCTCGTCAACGGCAAGCTTGTGGCTCGCGGAGAGGTCGTCGTCATCGACGAGAGCTTCGGAGTCCGCATCAGCGAGATCGTCAGCAAGGCCGAGCGTATCCGCTCCATCGGCCGGTGA
- the flhB gene encoding flagellar biosynthesis protein FlhB → MRRPFSLQLFGQEKTEPATPQKRRKTREEGKTAKSQDLGAAVVILAGLVFMKVFAGYMGGGMKEHILFMLRAFGDPAFSGEGWARLLGARALADYLYLWLPLAAACALAALAITVYQVGFFMSSKPLELKLDRLNPLSGLKRIFSIRSLVELFKGLLKASLLMLLLYYALRKDLDRIIAVIRLPLDEGMETVAEIVWFLGLRFALLLLAIALFDYLYQRWEFERSIKMSKQEIKDEYKQMEGDPLIKRRIRQKQRELARGRMMQAVPKADVVITNPTMLAVALLYERKSMDSPQVVAKGQGVVARRIREIAAENDVPIVENRILARALYSQVEIGMEVPEELYRAVAEVLAFVYRLREGRKGVSARSVS, encoded by the coding sequence ATGAGACGGCCCTTTTCGCTTCAGCTTTTCGGCCAGGAGAAGACGGAGCCCGCGACGCCCCAGAAGCGCCGCAAGACCCGGGAAGAGGGAAAGACGGCGAAAAGTCAGGATCTGGGCGCGGCCGTCGTCATTCTGGCCGGCCTGGTCTTCATGAAAGTCTTCGCCGGCTATATGGGCGGCGGGATGAAGGAACACATCCTCTTCATGCTTCGGGCCTTCGGCGATCCCGCCTTTTCGGGAGAGGGCTGGGCCCGCCTCCTGGGAGCCCGGGCGCTGGCGGACTACCTTTATCTGTGGCTGCCTCTGGCAGCGGCCTGCGCCCTCGCGGCCCTGGCGATCACCGTCTATCAGGTCGGTTTTTTCATGAGCTCCAAGCCTCTGGAGCTGAAGCTGGACCGCCTCAACCCCCTTTCGGGGCTGAAGCGGATTTTTTCGATCCGCTCTCTCGTGGAGCTCTTCAAGGGGCTTCTCAAGGCCTCTCTCCTCATGCTTCTCCTCTACTACGCCCTGAGGAAGGATCTCGACCGCATCATCGCCGTCATCCGCCTTCCCCTCGACGAGGGGATGGAGACCGTCGCCGAGATCGTCTGGTTTCTGGGGCTCCGCTTCGCCCTTCTCCTCCTGGCCATCGCCCTTTTCGACTACCTCTACCAGCGTTGGGAGTTCGAACGCTCCATCAAGATGAGCAAACAGGAGATCAAGGACGAGTACAAGCAGATGGAGGGCGATCCCCTGATCAAGAGGCGGATCCGCCAGAAGCAGCGCGAGCTGGCCCGGGGGAGGATGATGCAGGCCGTGCCCAAGGCCGACGTGGTCATCACCAACCCGACGATGTTGGCCGTGGCCCTTCTTTACGAGCGGAAGTCCATGGATTCGCCCCAGGTCGTCGCCAAGGGGCAGGGGGTCGTCGCCCGGCGGATCCGCGAGATCGCCGCGGAAAACGACGTGCCGATCGTCGAGAACAGGATCCTGGCCCGGGCTCTCTACTCTCAGGTGGAGATCGGCATGGAAGTTCCCGAGGAGCTCTATCGCGCCGTCGCCGAGGTCCTGGCCTTCGTCTACCGTCTCCGAGAGGGGAGAAAGGGGGTCTCGGCGCGATCTGTCAGTTGA
- the fliM gene encoding flagellar motor switch protein FliM: MVPEVLSQSEIDNLLSALTSGEVDAEAISRAHAEKKIKTYDFRRPDKFSKDQLRAIQMIHDAFARQMTTSLSTMVRSMVSVEVASVDQMSYDEFVRSLVQPTVIAVLEMYPFNGNAVLEINPSIVFTIIDRMLGGKGESILKPRDLTDIEQTVVERVLMRILELMEESWSTVVDIRFRFESMESNPFFVQICPATDMVLLVTLKLEIAGVQGIMNLCIPYFVMEPMIDKLSSQHWFASTGRKDGAEARPILEKKIRKIRVPLALELGRVTLTVDDILQLQPGQVIRLDQGLDDPIRVLVGKEVKYLARPGLSRGNFAAEITGLVPTDPDEEGSLS; this comes from the coding sequence ATGGTTCCGGAAGTCCTCTCCCAGTCGGAGATCGACAATCTGCTGAGCGCGCTTACGAGCGGGGAGGTCGATGCCGAAGCGATCTCCAGGGCCCATGCCGAGAAGAAGATCAAGACCTACGATTTCCGGCGGCCCGACAAGTTCAGCAAGGATCAGCTCCGGGCCATCCAGATGATCCACGACGCCTTCGCCCGTCAGATGACGACCTCTCTTTCGACGATGGTCCGATCGATGGTCTCCGTCGAGGTGGCCTCGGTGGATCAGATGTCCTACGACGAGTTCGTCCGCTCCCTGGTGCAGCCCACGGTCATCGCCGTCCTGGAGATGTACCCCTTCAACGGCAACGCCGTCCTCGAGATCAACCCCTCCATCGTCTTCACCATCATCGACAGGATGCTGGGCGGCAAGGGGGAGTCGATCCTCAAGCCCCGTGACCTGACCGACATCGAACAGACCGTCGTCGAACGGGTCCTCATGCGCATTCTGGAGCTCATGGAGGAGAGCTGGAGCACCGTCGTCGACATCCGCTTCCGCTTCGAGAGCATGGAGAGCAACCCCTTTTTCGTCCAGATCTGCCCGGCGACGGATATGGTCCTTCTCGTGACGCTCAAGCTGGAGATCGCCGGCGTGCAGGGGATCATGAATCTCTGCATCCCCTATTTCGTCATGGAGCCCATGATCGACAAGCTCAGCTCTCAGCACTGGTTCGCCTCGACGGGCCGCAAGGACGGGGCCGAGGCCCGCCCCATCCTGGAGAAGAAGATCCGCAAGATCAGGGTCCCTCTCGCCCTGGAGCTGGGCCGGGTGACTCTGACCGTCGACGACATCCTGCAGCTTCAGCCGGGGCAGGTGATACGCCTCGATCAGGGGCTCGACGATCCCATTCGCGTTCTCGTGGGGAAAGAGGTCAAGTATCTGGCGAGGCCGGGGCTTTCCCGAGGGAATTTCGCGGCCGAGATTACCGGCCTGGTGCCGACCGACCCCGATGAGGAGGGTTCTCTGTCATGA
- the fliR gene encoding flagellar biosynthetic protein FliR yields the protein MNLEGDLVLFIVAFLLATTRFLGLLLSTPAFVAPAFPMPVRFWLAAVLALAAWPFLSGPLPERALLGWGGIVLAGAGELLVGVALGLLSALPLYAVQVAGRVIGTQMGFGMVNVLDPFSQVQVSLIGQIKFLLALWYFFYWNGHLLLLRALVETFRLVPLGGAGLSLAAEIGTGTWLQELFVLSFRIVLPYFGTLLLADLGLGFVARTVPQMNVFVLGLPLKIILGFFLLIVVLPLTVNVLHGQIEGALETALEGVSLWR from the coding sequence ATGAATCTCGAGGGCGATCTGGTCCTTTTCATCGTCGCCTTCCTTCTGGCGACGACCCGGTTCCTCGGCCTTCTCCTTTCCACGCCGGCCTTCGTGGCCCCCGCCTTTCCCATGCCCGTCCGCTTCTGGCTCGCCGCCGTTCTGGCCCTGGCGGCCTGGCCCTTCCTGTCGGGTCCTCTGCCCGAGCGCGCCCTGCTGGGATGGGGGGGCATCGTCCTGGCCGGGGCGGGGGAGCTTCTCGTCGGCGTCGCCCTGGGCCTTCTGTCGGCCCTGCCCCTTTACGCCGTTCAGGTCGCCGGCCGGGTCATCGGAACCCAGATGGGTTTCGGCATGGTCAACGTCCTCGACCCCTTCTCGCAGGTTCAGGTCTCCCTCATCGGCCAGATCAAGTTCCTCCTGGCGCTCTGGTACTTTTTCTACTGGAACGGCCACCTCCTGCTCCTGCGGGCCCTCGTCGAGACCTTCCGCCTCGTGCCCCTGGGAGGGGCGGGCCTCTCCCTCGCGGCCGAGATCGGCACAGGCACCTGGCTTCAGGAGCTTTTCGTCCTCTCCTTCCGCATCGTCCTCCCCTATTTCGGGACCCTGCTCCTCGCCGATCTGGGGCTGGGGTTCGTGGCCCGGACGGTGCCCCAGATGAACGTCTTCGTCCTGGGGCTGCCCCTGAAGATCATCTTGGGATTCTTCCTCCTCATCGTCGTCCTGCCCCTGACGGTCAATGTCCTTCATGGACAGATCGAGGGGGCCCTCGAGACGGCCCTGGAGGGGGTGAGCCTCTGGCGATGA
- the flhA gene encoding flagellar biosynthesis protein FlhA — MIEPQEVRSTGLKTMLKYADVGMAFLLVLIVGMMIIPLPTVLLDLLLAMNITLGVVVLLTTFYVRKALEIAAFPTILLMATLFRLALNVSTTRLILLRGYAGEVIGAFGNFVVGGNYVVGGVVFLILVVIQFVVITKGAERVAEVAARFTLDAMPGKQMAIDADLNAGLLDEASARARRIEIQREADFYGAMDGASKFVKGDAIAGLIITVINIIGGLSIGTFQRGMTLGQAMGTYSLLTVGDGLVAQIPALLLSTATGIVVTRSAGESNLGRDIVTSLTAYPRPLWIGSVMLFGLAVVPGLPLIPFSALGSMMGLLGYVVYREGKEIEADRAKAAPKGGRPGAPGAAPGAKGGGAAPASPENVLPLLTVDPMEVEIGYALIPLVDPAQGGDMLERIGTIRRQMALERGLVVPPIRIRDNIQLKPTEYIVRVKGGEVGRGELLPDHFLAMNTTGTESTIVGIPTTEPAFGLPATWIAPDLRDQAETMGFTVVDAPSVLSTHLSEVIKLYGADLLSRQEVQRLLDLVKENNPAVVDELLSSLSLGDIQKVLQNLIREQVPIRDLVSIFECLADNGKVSHSADYLLERVREALARLVTVGLLGEGGVLTVATLSPRWEEEIKASLQGDLLKGWHLSMNPRRMQDLIQAVGKAAEQLSMGGSLPVLLVHPDLRLIVRRIVEGSLPQVHVLAYNEIAQGVSLKSIGMVE, encoded by the coding sequence ATGATCGAACCGCAGGAGGTCCGCTCGACGGGTCTCAAGACAATGCTGAAGTATGCCGATGTCGGCATGGCCTTCCTTCTCGTCCTGATCGTGGGGATGATGATCATCCCCCTGCCGACGGTGCTCCTCGACCTGTTGCTGGCCATGAACATCACGCTCGGCGTCGTCGTCCTCCTCACCACCTTCTATGTCCGCAAGGCCCTGGAGATCGCCGCCTTCCCGACGATCCTTCTCATGGCCACCCTTTTCCGTCTGGCCCTCAACGTCTCGACGACGCGGCTCATCCTGCTCCGCGGCTACGCGGGGGAGGTCATAGGGGCCTTCGGCAACTTCGTCGTCGGCGGCAACTACGTCGTCGGCGGCGTCGTCTTCCTGATCCTCGTCGTCATCCAGTTCGTCGTCATCACCAAGGGCGCCGAGCGCGTCGCCGAGGTGGCGGCCCGTTTCACCCTCGACGCCATGCCGGGCAAGCAGATGGCCATCGACGCCGACCTCAACGCCGGTCTCCTCGACGAGGCGTCGGCCCGGGCCCGCCGGATCGAGATTCAGCGCGAGGCCGATTTCTACGGCGCCATGGACGGCGCCTCCAAATTCGTCAAGGGCGACGCCATCGCCGGCCTCATCATCACCGTCATCAACATCATCGGCGGCCTCTCCATCGGGACCTTCCAGAGGGGCATGACTCTGGGACAGGCCATGGGGACCTACAGCCTCCTCACCGTCGGCGACGGTCTCGTGGCCCAGATTCCGGCCCTTCTCCTGTCGACGGCGACGGGCATCGTCGTCACCCGGTCGGCGGGGGAGAGCAACCTGGGAAGGGACATCGTCACCTCCCTCACGGCCTATCCCCGTCCTCTCTGGATCGGGTCGGTCATGCTCTTCGGCCTCGCCGTCGTCCCCGGTCTGCCCCTGATCCCCTTTTCGGCGCTGGGGTCCATGATGGGGCTCCTGGGGTATGTGGTCTATCGCGAGGGGAAGGAGATCGAGGCGGACCGTGCCAAGGCGGCGCCCAAGGGAGGACGGCCGGGAGCTCCCGGCGCGGCTCCCGGCGCCAAAGGGGGAGGTGCCGCTCCCGCCTCGCCGGAGAACGTCCTTCCCCTTCTCACCGTCGATCCCATGGAGGTCGAGATCGGCTACGCCCTCATCCCCCTCGTCGATCCCGCCCAGGGAGGGGACATGCTGGAGCGGATCGGGACGATCCGGCGCCAGATGGCCCTCGAGAGGGGGCTCGTCGTCCCTCCCATCCGCATCCGCGACAACATCCAGCTCAAGCCGACGGAGTATATCGTCCGCGTCAAGGGAGGCGAGGTGGGACGAGGGGAGCTTCTGCCCGATCATTTCCTGGCCATGAACACGACGGGGACGGAGTCCACCATCGTCGGCATCCCGACGACGGAGCCCGCCTTCGGCCTGCCCGCCACCTGGATCGCTCCCGATCTTCGCGATCAGGCCGAGACGATGGGGTTCACCGTCGTCGACGCCCCCTCGGTCCTCTCGACGCACCTGTCCGAGGTGATCAAGCTCTACGGCGCCGATCTGCTCTCCCGCCAGGAGGTGCAGCGTCTTCTCGACCTGGTCAAGGAGAACAATCCCGCCGTCGTCGACGAGCTTCTGAGCTCCCTCTCCCTGGGCGACATCCAGAAGGTGCTTCAGAACCTCATCCGCGAGCAGGTGCCGATCCGGGACCTCGTCTCGATCTTCGAATGTCTGGCCGACAACGGAAAGGTCTCCCACAGCGCCGACTACCTGCTGGAGCGGGTTCGAGAGGCCCTGGCCCGTCTCGTCACCGTCGGCCTGCTGGGAGAGGGCGGCGTCCTGACCGTGGCGACTCTCTCCCCACGCTGGGAGGAGGAGATCAAGGCCTCTCTCCAGGGCGATCTCCTCAAGGGGTGGCACCTGTCCATGAATCCCAGGCGGATGCAGGATCTCATCCAGGCCGTGGGAAAGGCGGCCGAGCAGCTCTCGATGGGCGGCAGCCTCCCCGTCCTCCTCGTCCACCCCGATCTGCGCCTCATCGTGCGCCGTATCGTCGAGGGAAGTCTACCGCAGGTTCATGTCCTGGCCTATAATGAAATTGCTCAAGGCGTATCCTTGAAGTCGATCGGGATGGTGGAATGA
- a CDS encoding flagellar basal body-associated FliL family protein: MIKKIALIAVVVLVVLAGGIGAGLLLGGRLGSDKGDVVADTPGPVVPVGEFTVNLADKDPRIARFSLTLEMTSVKATEALADPGWLTRIKNEIILTVKDRRFTALRSAEGLLELSQDLRTRLNALLPPLKGTPPVKRVLFTEFVLQ, encoded by the coding sequence ATGATCAAAAAGATCGCACTCATCGCTGTCGTCGTCCTCGTCGTCCTCGCCGGCGGAATCGGCGCGGGACTTCTGCTGGGAGGCCGCCTCGGTTCGGACAAGGGCGATGTCGTCGCCGATACGCCCGGTCCCGTCGTCCCCGTCGGCGAGTTCACCGTCAACCTGGCCGACAAGGACCCCCGCATCGCCCGTTTCTCCCTCACCCTGGAGATGACGTCGGTGAAGGCCACGGAGGCCCTGGCCGATCCGGGCTGGCTGACGCGAATCAAGAACGAGATCATCCTCACCGTGAAGGACCGCCGTTTCACGGCCCTCCGCAGCGCCGAGGGGCTCCTCGAGCTCTCCCAGGATCTGCGGACCCGTCTCAACGCGCTTCTCCCTCCCCTGAAGGGGACGCCCCCCGTGAAGAGGGTGCTCTTCACGGAGTTCGTGCTCCAATAG
- the fliQ gene encoding flagellar biosynthesis protein FliQ: MGTLSIVDTFQHAVWTTLLASLPVLLVAMVLGLVIGILQTATSIQEQTLVFVPKILAVLLSLVLFGPWIFGKVGKMTIDLLGQLHRFIQ; encoded by the coding sequence GTGGGGACGCTGAGCATCGTCGACACCTTCCAGCACGCCGTCTGGACGACCCTGCTGGCCTCGCTTCCCGTCCTGCTCGTGGCGATGGTGCTGGGCCTCGTCATCGGCATTCTGCAGACGGCCACGTCGATACAGGAACAGACCCTCGTCTTCGTCCCCAAGATCCTGGCCGTCCTTCTTTCCCTCGTCCTTTTCGGGCCCTGGATCTTCGGCAAGGTGGGCAAGATGACGATCGACCTGTTGGGGCAGCTTCACCGCTTCATCCAATGA
- a CDS encoding response regulator has protein sequence MGAKVLIVDDAAFMRMMLKDILLKNGFEVIGEAENGKVGVQLFQELNPDLVTMDITMPEMDGISAVKEIKKLKAAAKVVMVSAMGQQSMVIEAIQAGASDFIVKPFQPDRVLESLRKALG, from the coding sequence ATGGGAGCCAAAGTACTGATCGTCGATGATGCAGCCTTTATGCGCATGATGCTGAAGGACATACTCCTCAAGAACGGCTTCGAAGTCATCGGTGAAGCCGAGAACGGCAAGGTGGGCGTCCAGCTTTTTCAGGAACTCAATCCCGATCTGGTGACGATGGATATCACCATGCCCGAGATGGACGGCATCTCGGCCGTGAAGGAGATCAAGAAACTCAAGGCTGCGGCCAAGGTCGTCATGGTCAGCGCCATGGGGCAGCAGTCCATGGTCATCGAGGCCATCCAGGCCGGGGCCTCCGATTTCATCGTCAAGCCCTTTCAGCCCGATCGGGTCCTGGAGTCGCTGCGCAAGGCTCTGGGTTGA
- the fliP gene encoding flagellar type III secretion system pore protein FliP (The bacterial flagellar biogenesis protein FliP forms a type III secretion system (T3SS)-type pore required for flagellar assembly.) → MRARACSFRLPGDGLPALAAVLVALLCLCLAASPVLAQPEAPTAPFPALSLGVRGAESPQDVALTLQIVALMTVLSVAPALVLMLTSFTRILIVLGFVRNALGLQQTPPNQVLVTLALFLALFTMGPVWTRVYDGGLGPYMRGETTSLEAWAGTVKPVRDFMLSQTREGELSLMITMADLPQPRNADEVPLQVLVPAFMLSELKTAFQMGVVIFVPFIVVDMIVASVLMSMGMIMLPPMMISLPFKVLLFVMADGWNLVVVSLLNSFR, encoded by the coding sequence ATGAGGGCTAGGGCCTGCTCTTTCCGTCTGCCCGGAGACGGCCTTCCGGCCCTGGCGGCGGTTCTCGTGGCGCTTCTCTGCCTCTGCCTGGCCGCTTCGCCCGTCCTGGCCCAGCCCGAGGCGCCGACGGCGCCCTTCCCGGCCCTCTCCCTCGGCGTGCGGGGCGCCGAATCGCCTCAGGACGTGGCTCTGACCCTTCAGATCGTCGCCCTCATGACCGTCTTGAGCGTCGCTCCCGCCCTGGTGCTGATGCTGACCAGCTTCACCCGGATCCTCATCGTCCTGGGCTTCGTCCGCAATGCCCTGGGACTTCAGCAGACGCCTCCCAATCAGGTGTTGGTCACGTTGGCCCTCTTCCTGGCCCTTTTCACCATGGGGCCCGTCTGGACCCGCGTCTACGACGGAGGCCTCGGCCCCTACATGCGGGGCGAGACGACGTCGCTTGAGGCCTGGGCGGGGACGGTGAAGCCCGTGAGAGACTTCATGCTGAGCCAGACCCGGGAGGGAGAACTCTCCCTGATGATCACCATGGCCGATCTGCCCCAGCCCCGCAACGCCGACGAGGTTCCCCTCCAGGTCCTCGTGCCGGCCTTCATGCTCAGCGAGCTGAAGACGGCCTTCCAGATGGGCGTCGTCATCTTCGTCCCCTTCATCGTCGTCGATATGATCGTGGCCAGCGTTCTCATGAGCATGGGGATGATCATGCTTCCGCCCATGATGATCTCCCTGCCCTTCAAGGTGCTTCTTTTCGTGATGGCCGACGGATGGAACCTCGTCGTCGTCAGCCTTCTCAACAGTTTCCGCTAG